Below is a window of Thermogemmata fonticola DNA.
CCCAGATGATCTCCGGATTGTGGGGATCCACCGCCAAGCAGCCAATCGAATAAGAACCCTGCTGATCGAAGATGGGAGTCCAAGTGATGCCGCGGTTGGTCGTTTTCCAGACACCGCCGGAAGCCACGGCCACATACCAGATGCTGGGTTGGCGGGGATGAATGACGATGTCTCCGATCCGGCCCGGTTGCAAGGCAGGGCCAATAGACCGCAGCGCCAGTGCTTGCAGGTCTTGGGTTGTCAAGCTTGAAGCCGCCGGACGCGGAGCTGGGGCGATCGGCAACTCCAACCCCCCAACCGGCAACTCCGATCCCCCTTCCACTCCATCGGCCACCGACCGACTCTGATCAATAACCCATCCCACACCCATCAGCAGTGCGACACAGGACAGCATTCGGAAATGCCGCATGGCTATCTCCCGGTTCGCGTCCAAGTCCCCGCTTCCTCCGTGTCCTTCGGTGGAAAGATGCTTCTCCTCAGACGAATCCTTCCCAAACCAAGAATCAGATTGTAGCAGTCAGGATACCGGAGGCGATTGCTCCTGCGAAGGAAAAAACCGTGAGAATCGGGTCCCAACGTCGCCAAACAGCCCGCAAAACTGCGATCAAACCGTTCTCCGCAGACCTTAGATTCCGCCGGACCACCCGCTTGAAAGTGAAACGCCAGCGCTCTAATGTTTCCCTCACAAACTGAGCCGTTGACATCGGTTTTGCCGGCGGCGGCTCTTTCAGGAATTAGTTTGGAGAGACACCTGCAATCGAATAGGAGGGCATCAGTCATGGGCATTTTGCACAAACCCAAGAGTGTCCGCAATCGCCACAAAAAGCGGCGGAAAGCACGCCTGTACAAGTTGCGTGGCGTCAAGAAGTGCAAGCGGCGATGAGGCGGTGCGGCTCCACCTCCAAATCTTCTGCCTCCAGTTTCACTGCCGTCAAAGCTTATTGGGGCTGAGCAACGACAGCCTCCTCCAGAGCGAACAGAAACGCTTCGGGATTGTCATGATTGAGGCGTAACCGCCCGGTAACGAGAATCAAGTCCCGGCGTTTGTCGATCTGCCTGCCAGCCGCAAGGCGGACATATACCAGCCCGTTCGGCTCCGGCGCTTCGCAGAACCAGCACCCCACCGGATATTCCAACAGGAGGAATTCCTGCGGTTGGGGTTGATCTCCCAGGGGTTGCATAAAGCCGTTGAGGCTGACAAGCTGGCCATCTAAGCGGCGGAGGTAGTCGGGGAAGTGGACGGCTCCTCGATCACCGAACGACGTCGCAGCCAGAAGGGACCACGGCAGCGGCGTGGGGCCATCCGATCGGGGAGGTGGAAGCAGCCGCTCATCGAAGGTTTGGAGTAATGGGCGGGAGGAACGGGGACGAAACTGGGACTGATGCTTGGCATGCTGGCGGAGTTTTTCAGCTTCCGTGCGGAACAACAGGCGGCGTGCCCTCAGCGCTGGAGAATTGAGGCCAAACTCCGTGACACAGCCATCGAGCATGGCCGCCGCCACAATCACTTCGCCATCCGCATTAGCCAATTCGGCCAGTAGCCAGAGCAAACGACCATCCTGGGGTAGCCATAACGCCAGTTGCTGAGCAATGGCCACTGCATCAGGGGGAAGCGTCTGCCGGCGCTGTTCCGGCCAGGGTCCCACCGGCCCGTCCCAGGGCACGCCAAAGAGATCATCGACACCCCGTGCCGCGATTCCTCCTTTCTCTGCCCGGCGCAAGCGGACGAGTTTCAGATGATATTCCTCGTAACGCTTCCAGGCGGGAGGTGCTAGACGAACGGCCTCTTGCAAAGCCTCAATAGCCCGGTCCCATTCGCCCTGCAATTGCCAGGCGGTGCCGAGATTGGCGTGCAAAGCAAAGTGGTCCGGCCAGCGGCGTACTGCGGGCGTCAGCACCGCCAGGGCCTCATTCCAGCGGCCCAAACGAATCAGGACCGCCCCGTAATCGGCACTCTCCTGAGCAGTCAGCGGGCGCTGCCTCGCCAAACGCTGATAATGACCCGCAGCGGTGACATACTCCTGACGCAACGGGGAAGGACCACCGTCCGCCGGGCGCTCGGCCGCAATCGTTCGTAAAGCGCGGTGATCGAGTAAAAATCCGCGCCAACGGCTCGGCAGGGGAGCATACTTTTCCGCAGAATAATGGACCCCCGCTCGGACTGCCCCTCCGTCCGCCAGTCCCAACCCCAACAATACCCCTCCGACGGCACCGAACCGCACGAAGAGGCGACATACCGCCCGGTACGTCAGGGAAATTAAGGCGAATAAGAACGGGAACGCTCTCTGTCGCCGGAGACGGAAAGCTTCCTTTCTCTCTGCTAACGGGTGGCCGCGGAACTTCCTCATCGGTCGTCTCGCCAGACTGTGATCCTCGTCAAAGCTCTACCGGCTGGAATGGAATCCGGGGGACGGAGCAATAACGTTGTCTGTCAATTTTTCTCCGGCGTGGAGCGTTGCAGGGCGGCCAACTCTTCCGGAGATAGGGGTTCCAGGACAAATAAAGGCTCATCCCCGTCGAGGAACCATTCGTCCGAGTTCCGCAGGCGGAGGCGGAGGTAATCTCCTTCACTTGTCCCAATAGTATCGCCGGCGGCAAACGTCTGCCTCTCGTAGCGCAAGTAGTCCAACATGTTGCTGAAGAGACTAAACGTGGCCGAGCCGCGGTGATGCCCTTCGGTCCGCATGGCCAGATCCGGCAGGCCGAAGCTGTGGCAGCCGTAGGTCCGCATCCAAACCCCTTCCTCGCCGGCCACTTCCATCTTGACAAATCCCGCGTAGAAGAAGGGCAGCGGCAATGAGCGCATGGCTGAGAGGGTGTCGCCCCGGTCCTCTTCGTTGGGTAGGAAGACCCAAGCGGGCACAGAGGTGCGGGCCTGCTCGTTGAGGGCCACAATCGCTCCATGGGGAACCAGAGCTGCCGTAGCGGCCACCAGTGCCACGTACTGCTCCAGCGGATTCGGGTCGTAACCGGCGTAATACAGTAGAACATGGGTAGCATGCTGAAGGGCCTGCTGTTTGATCTCCGCGGGGTAATGGGCCGGGGCGACGCACCGCTCCACGGCACTGGCCGGCATCGGCGCATTGAAGCCGACCAGTTTAATGACGTGGTCCTTCCAGGCCAATAGGCCCACCACGGCCGAGGGGCTGCCTTGGGCTTGGGTCGGGGCATCCTGAGCGGGCAGCTCTGCCAGTTCCACCGTCGCGGCAGACAACTCCGGATGGTAAGCCCGCAGGGCAGCTTGGATTGGCTCGGCGGGCAAAACCAGGGGATGAGCGGACAAGAGGACTTGCACTGACGGGGGATCGACCAGCAGTGGATTAGCCACCGGTGGCCCACCATCCCGATGCTGACCCCGCCCGAAAAAACGCTCTAGCAGGTCCATAGCTTCAGTCTCCTTTTAGGGTTGTGGCGGCAGGGCGAGGGCCGACGGCGAGTCATTTTGTTTTTCCTATTCTCACTCCACTTGTGCTATCATACACCATCGGATGACCTGCAAGAGCGTTTTGCAGGCTCTTTCCCGGAATTTCGGTGTGCATCCGCCAACTGAAAGGGACCCCGCTATGCTGCAACGAGGTACGCTTTCCCGCCGAGGTTTCATGGCCCGTTCGATCGCAGCCCTGACCGCCGCCGGACTGCCTGCCTGGCATGCCCGCGAGTACTTCGCCGATCAGGCCCGCGCCGCCCAACAACCACCCACTGTCTCCCCGAATCAGACGGTCAACATCGGCGTTATTGGTGTCGGACCGAACCCCCGACGCTCGAATGCCCTCTACGCCGAGGCGAAACGCCACAAACATGTCCGCTTCACCGCCGTTTGCGACGTGGATGGCCGCCACCTGGACTACGCCGTCGCCCAATACAAGAAGGATGGCTTCAACGTCAAACCCTACAAAGATTTCCGGGAACTGTGCGCCGACAAGAATGTGGACATCGTAATCATCGCCACACCGGACCACTGGCACGCCTTGCAAGCAATCGCAGCCCTGAAAAACGGCAAAGATGTTTACTGCGAAAAGCCTCTAACCCTCACCGTCGAAGAGGCTTTGGCGCTCCAGAAAGTGACCCACCAGACCCAGCGAGTGTTGCAGACAGGCAGCCAGCAGCGTTGCGAAATGGCCGGCCGCTTCCGCTTGGCCACCGAATTGGTGCGTGCCGGACGGCTGGGCAAAATCACCCACATGGAATGCCGCATCGGGGCCAATCCCACCAGCGGCCCCATCCCGGCTGTCGATCCTCCCAAGGAGTTAGACTGGGACTTCTGGCTCGGCCCCACACCCAAAGTCCCCTACCGCCAGGACAAGGACAAAACCAACTGCCACTACAACTTCCGCTGGTGGTACGAATATAGCGGTGGGAAAATGACTGACTGGGGCGCCCACCACATCGACATTGCCCAATGGATGCTCGGCATGGATGGCAGCGGCCCCATTCTGGTGGAACACATC
It encodes the following:
- a CDS encoding tetratricopeptide repeat protein, with protein sequence MGLGLADGGAVRAGVHYSAEKYAPLPSRWRGFLLDHRALRTIAAERPADGGPSPLRQEYVTAAGHYQRLARQRPLTAQESADYGAVLIRLGRWNEALAVLTPAVRRWPDHFALHANLGTAWQLQGEWDRAIEALQEAVRLAPPAWKRYEEYHLKLVRLRRAEKGGIAARGVDDLFGVPWDGPVGPWPEQRRQTLPPDAVAIAQQLALWLPQDGRLLWLLAELANADGEVIVAAAMLDGCVTEFGLNSPALRARRLLFRTEAEKLRQHAKHQSQFRPRSSRPLLQTFDERLLPPPRSDGPTPLPWSLLAATSFGDRGAVHFPDYLRRLDGQLVSLNGFMQPLGDQPQPQEFLLLEYPVGCWFCEAPEPNGLVYVRLAAGRQIDKRRDLILVTGRLRLNHDNPEAFLFALEEAVVAQPQ
- a CDS encoding Gfo/Idh/MocA family protein, with protein sequence MARSIAALTAAGLPAWHAREYFADQARAAQQPPTVSPNQTVNIGVIGVGPNPRRSNALYAEAKRHKHVRFTAVCDVDGRHLDYAVAQYKKDGFNVKPYKDFRELCADKNVDIVIIATPDHWHALQAIAALKNGKDVYCEKPLTLTVEEALALQKVTHQTQRVLQTGSQQRCEMAGRFRLATELVRAGRLGKITHMECRIGANPTSGPIPAVDPPKELDWDFWLGPTPKVPYRQDKDKTNCHYNFRWWYEYSGGKMTDWGAHHIDIAQWMLGMDGSGPILVEHIESTKPYDGGDGYNCHPTFKVRLTYANGVPVEVSHGAGREVKGLVDANGKERSISPGENGVLVVGTEGTLFVSRGFLVASDKKLFEPLKEVPALYPSRPTNHMTNFLECVQSRQKPICDVDVGASSVIVCHIAAIALRLGKKLKWDPQAHRFDDEQANKMLSRERREPWRQLA
- a CDS encoding DUF4261 domain-containing protein produces the protein MDLLERFFGRGQHRDGGPPVANPLLVDPPSVQVLLSAHPLVLPAEPIQAALRAYHPELSAATVELAELPAQDAPTQAQGSPSAVVGLLAWKDHVIKLVGFNAPMPASAVERCVAPAHYPAEIKQQALQHATHVLLYYAGYDPNPLEQYVALVAATAALVPHGAIVALNEQARTSVPAWVFLPNEEDRGDTLSAMRSLPLPFFYAGFVKMEVAGEEGVWMRTYGCHSFGLPDLAMRTEGHHRGSATFSLFSNMLDYLRYERQTFAAGDTIGTSEGDYLRLRLRNSDEWFLDGDEPLFVLEPLSPEELAALQRSTPEKN